The Epinephelus lanceolatus isolate andai-2023 chromosome 14, ASM4190304v1, whole genome shotgun sequence region ACCCAACTAAACTAGCAAAATGTCTAAACTGATTACTGTAaagataataaagaaaaaaatgagcagGGTATATTTCAGCTTGGAGTGTAAATTAAAGGAAGCATAATTCAGTTGTCACATGTTGGTCAGGTGTGTCTGTTTAAACACAGTACCAATGTATTTTTGTCACCTGTTTCTCTAAttcttgtttgtttctgtgacttcaGGCTCTAATTAACATCCTCAAACAGAAGGATGTGGAGAGCGACCCAGAAAATGTAGTAGGGCACCTCAGGCCCTTTCGCATCATCATCAGTCTGCTGGATAAACCGGAGATAGGTAAGCAGCACTGACATGTCAGAATGCTGACTTACAGGTCAGGTCAAGCTTAATTATACCACCTGTGGAAATTTGGTTGCAGCCGTGTAGTCAAATGTCAGATAACAGGGACAAACAGTACAAATGCCGGATCCTTCAAAGTAAGACAGCTGAATGCTCAATAATAAAGTGCTGAGGTGCCCACATCATATGTGCTAATTCAGGCTATGAATTTCTGTGCAAACAAAAgagactttgtgttttttttagtccTCTGAGCAGGACAGTTCAATATGACCCTGGGCTTTCCTTAGGTCCTGCCTTCAGTAGAGGTCAAAGAGCTGCAGTTTACTCAGCCCAATAACTTTGCTGGCAACTTTGACAAGCCAGCTAAGCCTATTCTTATTGGCCAGATTCAGGTTCCCGAACCATGTCACAACAAAGAAGAACAGAGCACACTTAGTGAAACTTCTATCAAACAGAGTCATCATTATAGCGCACAAATTAGAGCCTTGGATATTTTTAATGAACAGATACTTTCCTCTGCGTTTTGGCCACTTGTCTGTACGCAaacatactttttttctgtcactaaaactgtatttaaaaaaaaaaactctaagGTGCAGATTTTGCAAACTCTGTGTGGACATGTAAAACAGAGTGTTTCGGAAACGGTGTGTCAACTCCTTAACTTGAGCATGCCCATTGTTGGTTAATGGATGTAATGAGCACAtgctaaaaacaaccacaacagtGGCGACTactttacatttatatatatggACAAACTGAGGCATCTGCTGCACCCATTGTTTATGCTCCACCACGTCTGCATTGTAAAATCCACCAAAAATGACAATTTTTGTAACAGGCCCAGTCGAATCAACAGATGGGAGAACATTTTGAGAGTGGGATTGTTGTTTATTAGGATTGGAAGGAAAACTTTGGCATGTCCAGAGCTTTACTCGTATGTTAGAGTGAGCTCCTTCATCTCTAAATTGAATGTGAATCAACAATGATAAGATCTCGAACGTTAGCCTGCACATTTTACTACCTTTGTGACAAGGGGACACTGCTGAAGACAGCTAACGCCTGCGAGCTCTTGGAGTCCTTATGCATTCTAGTGTGgacagagatattttgtaaagCAAAGGTCATGTGAATAgaattattttattaaacagagggaaaaaatgttttcaaaagtaTCTGCATATGTTTAGATAGGGTCTAAACGAGCTCATATTTCTCAAGAAGAATAGATGTTGTTGGACCCTTTTAGAAATTGCATCTACGTTTGGTTGGAAGGGTGCCAACTTCCCAAAGTCAATGATAATGTTCTTGGTTTTAGACAAAATCAACTCAAGAAAAAACTCCCTACATCAAGACATAAAGTCACCAACTACTGGCCCATGATCTAGTTTCTCTTCTTTCAGGAGGCATAGTAAAACAGAACCATTGGCTAACTTTATAATGTGTCTCTTCCAGTATGTACTTTTACAACCAGTGAATGTGTGAAGCTTTTTGAAAGGACACCATTAACTCTCACAAAAAGCCTTAAATCCATCCAGTGAGATTATCATCAAGATTAAACTCAAAAGAAATGTCTCTGCAAGCAACTATGGCTGAACACTGAATTACTTGATCCACCGCTCTTTGTTAATGTCTCAGCTTTAACTTTAAGTATGTATCACTGTAGTAATGACAGTGTTTCTGTGCAGGTCCAGTGGTCTTGAGCAGTGTGATGTTGGAGGTGGTCCGAGCCTTCTACAGATACTGTCGAGAGATGGTCGGAGAGGAAACCATCACCAGCTCGGGGCTCTCAGGCAACCTGCTAGCCAGGTGAGAGCGACAGATGATAGGACAGATCACAATTGAATACAGATATTGTACCTGGCAAATGAATGACAGGAAATTAACAATGCTCTTTTTTAAAACAGCAAGATAAAAGAGAATAAAAACGCATCAGAGATCATAAAGACGGTGAACATGCTTGTGAGCTCCATGAACAGTGAATACCTGTGGGAGTACATGACCAGACGCTTCTGCACTTCTCTCAGGTATGGCAGGAGTGACTGTGACACACAGTCCTTGTATATAAATGAGATTTCTGCATgttaaaagaatgaaaaaaaaccaATATATATTGTGCCAAAAATGCGAGATTATAGAGAAAAGTCTGCATTAACATCATATATAGTACAGCTTTATTACAACAGTGGCGACACTATAAAAAGCCAGTGGCTGAATTAGATAGTGTTTCTGTGCAAAATAAACATTGCCAAGACCAGATACAAGTGTTGTGCCTTCAAAGCATCAGATTGTTTTGATAATGGCatataattaattattaaatatatttccATATCCTCattctgtacttttttttttttaaaggaagttTTTCAAAATACTACTTCTATTTATTTCAGGGGGCTTTTGTGTCCTagtttcacatttattttccaGCTTTTAATAATTGATAGGGTGTTGGTGGACGCTAAGTCAAAATTCCATGAAACCTATGGCTAATACAGCGAACATCTTAAACAGAGGAATTTTGACTGAAAGTCAAGGTAGAGCGTTGTTTTTTCGATATTTCAACTGAGTTTTTTAAAGTAGACGACATTAACACATACAGCTAAAACCTACATGTTTTAGGTTCCATCTTGATGCACAATTTGTagagttttgaaagaaatccaGCCGCCACATCGGGGTTTTGTGTCACTACTCCAGCACATGATGTGTGCTGACTCAGTGGGGCGATCAGAATATAACGATCACTTTTCAATAATGTGTAGTACATGAAACAACTAGATAGTAAaatcaaagtcctgtgttgcaAACAGAATgtgcatttttatgttttggccATCAACAATGATATGAATGGTTTTGAAGAAATAATGCACAAACGTGTCcttatcatttaaaaatatctgttttcatcgttttatttatgctttacCAAACTCTTCTGGTACATCCgtagtttttatttctttactcTATAGTCCCAAAGATGACCCACCAACACCTCCTCAGCAGGACCTCAATCATCCTGCTCCGTCTGTCACAGAGATGTCCAATCTCATCATTTTCCTGCTCGACGTTCTCCCTCTGGTAAAcaactcacacactcacaccactGGTTCCCTCCCTTGTGAAACAAAATTGATTCAGTgagtaatattttaaaaatttagATTTGAttggtaaaaataaatgttggttGAATTTTGGCAACTCCAACAAATGCTACAAATAGTAGTATTTCGTTAAAATAGAGAATAATGATAAGGTTTTATGTGGTTGACCCTTTTTTGCATCCCTGCGGTGCTCAGTTACAGTTAGGTTCAAACAAATATTGACTATTACTCAGCACTGGTTGACCTAACTCTTGAGTCATatgcacatttaaagaaatttgTATACACAAACAGTGTgttttgcatgtttgtttttttcccccctcaggAGCTTCATGCTGACATCCAGTCCCAGTTCCTCCCTGAGATGCTGGGCACCATGCTGCGGACCCTGCACAGCCAAATGGACTTTGTCAGCCTGGAAGATGTCACACAGGGTCTGCGTGCCTGCTTCAAGGTCCTCAGTAAAATCCAGATGCCTGTGGCTTATATGGATGTCGAGTCAAGGGCACAGACAGACGAGATGGAGCTGCAGTCACCTGCGGAGGAAAGCAAAACGACTCCGGTTAGGCATTTTACAGTCTGTGCCAATGTGGTTTATTTTTTAGATATATCTACGATGTTTGACTGTTCCTCATCATGTCAATTATTCTATAGgatacagagggagagaaagatggCAGCGTTGGTCAGGTTAATGGTCACCATGGAGATGAAGAGCTGAACAGAGATGGAGGAGACGAGGCAGAGCCTGCAGATGGTATTTACCCAACGCTCAGGTCTGAAGACAGCGGACTGGGCGTCAGCGCCTCACCGTCCGAGCAGCAGCTTCCACCGGGGTTGGGGATGGGCGAGGAGGGAAATGGAATTTGCAATGAAGGCGAGacagtgtggaggagaggaggcacTATAGACACCATGACCCAGTGTCTGCAGGATATCCTGGCCTTCATAGCCACAAAGTAAAGTACCCAGCCATTAATAAATTAGCTGTAATTTATATTGACCTCTTTTATTAAGTGTTATTTCTAAATGTTTTCACTCCTACCATGTTTCAGATACCTGCTGGTGCAGGTGGAGGATGTCTCGGGACCAGAGGAAGTACCCCAGCCAGACCTAACTGCTACTTCTGTGGATCAGAAGACGTTGTTGCCAGGCATAGGGGGGCGTGAAATTAAAGACAAACTGACTGAACTGTTCATTCCAAACAAGTCTAAAGCCCAGCCTACACCTGACGCTCAGCTCTTAGCAGCACCTGTGGAGAAGAAAAAGGAGCGTGGGCCTGTAGGGGGTCTGGACTGGGCGGCTGGCTACATGCCAAGGAGCAAGGCAGAAATCTCTGAGGCCTGTCGACAGGCCTTCACAGCCACCTGCCACCTGCTGCTGGAGTGCACCACCTTTCCTGTCTACCTAACTGAAGAGGAGACTCTGGTTCTCCACACAGACATATTCGGCCCCACAGGTCAGCACATAGATGGTCCAGCTGAGTTAATACTACTGTCAGCTACATACTTTAACccacagaagtcatttaagtgtttttttttttttttgttttccacaggTAGTGACGTCAACAGCTTGCCAATGTGGTTGAGGTCGTTGATGACACTGTGCTGCCTGTCCAGGGACTACAGCATCCAGCACACTGCAGTGGCCTCCCTCTTGGAACTCATCAACCACTCCCAGTCTTTAGCACTGGTCATCCAGGACAAGCACAGACGCTACCAGACATCTGACTCTAACCCTCTGAGCGGGCGGCTGCAGATGGTCACTTTGCCACCGATCTCCCCCGCTGTGCTTCGTGCCATAGAGGAAAGCACAGATTTCTATCAGGTTAGGTTATAAAACAGAACATGTTGGTTTGCTCAAAGCTGTTACATAAATGCAGTATTAAAGATGTTGTTGTCGTGTCTCAGAGGGTGTCCCAGGTACTGTGGAGCCAGCTGGACACGGAGCGGAGAGAGCAGCACACTTCCTGTGTGGAACTCTTTTACAGGCTTCACTGTCTAGCTCCGTCAGCATCCATCTGTGAAGACATCATCTGCCAGGCGCTACTGCACAAAGACAAGGTGTGTATGCCTGTACTCATGCTGAACCACaatttattcacattttaatgtTCTCTAGACATCTCCTAGATGTGTCAGTTTAACTGGGAAACATAAACTGAGGTGCCAAGAAATGTGATGAGTTGTGTTTGTCTGCCCCAGGCTGTTAGGCTGGAAGCGCTACACCGCTTTACAGTTCTGTGGCACCTGACCCGGGAGATCCAGTCTAACAGGACCATGTCTCTCAATCGCTCCTTTGACCGGTTAGTACATAGTTGTAGGTGGTGACAGTAGGTGGTGATAGATGGAGAGGGTTATTTTTACTAATTTATATCACTGTGTCTGGCCTAGTCCACACTGACTCACGTACTTTTGAAAACAGTGTTTCCCTCCTtcgtttttaaagaaaatcccGTCCACACAAGCACTGTCACATGTTAAAAAACTGCAGACTGAGTAAGATGTGAGCCTGCGTCTTCGTATATATAAACCATCCTGAGAAACACTGTGTGAacagttttaaattattttgataAAGGCATAATGGTTTTCCTTTGGGGTTGGGATCCTCTTTTACTGAATCTGACTGTTGACAtgtgtatctctctctctcaggtctCTGTGTGTTGTGGTGGAAAGTCTGAGCTCTACAGATGGCTCAATTAGTGCAGCAGCTCAGTGCTGGCTGGTCCGGGCTCTTTCCCTCGGTGACGTGATTCGGATCCTGGAGCCTATTCTGTTGTTGCTGCTTCACCCCTCCACTCAGCGCTGCTCCATTCAGAGCATCAAACAAAATCTCACTGCTGGTAAGCACATTTTTCAGCACGTGTCATATTAGTCGTGTAAATGAGTAAAATTTCAGTTGGTTGACTTCTTtggtttggttgtgtgtgtgtgttttgttttttgtctgaaaGGCAACTTGAAAAGTATGAGCAACAGAAGTCGAACCTCCACCAAAACTTCTGCAGCATGTATGGATTCCATGGCAACAGAGGTCACCAACTTAAATCTCATGAGCATTGTGGACCGGGAATCCCTGTGGGCAGAGTTAGACAGTGGCCCAGAGTCGGCCCAGCCGCCGGACACTTTAGTGGTATCGAGGAGTGAAAGTGAGGAGACAGTCGAGGAGGAGGCtatagaggaggaggaggaggaagctgaGAGTGAACACACTGAGTCAGCTGACACTAGTGGTGCCCAGGTATCCGCTGAGAACTCCAGCTCTGGCTCTGTCCCCTCCCATAGCGTAGAGGAGGGTGTGGTCAACGGTCTGCGGAGGACAGAGTCCGAGCACACGCAGGCATCTGATTCGCTGTCaagtgaggatgaggaggatttGGAGCTGGAGGCTATGGCCAGGTCCCGACTGTTAAAACAGGAGCGTGAGAAGAGAGAGGCCATCGACTCTCTGTTCCGCCATGTCCTTCTGCATCCTGTGGCGGGCGGTTGGCGCCATCTGCTCCAAGGCTTGGCACTGCTTGACAGCCTGCTGAGGAGCAGTGCTGAGTGCCCTCTGGTGGATGCCCTGTCCTACACTTCTCTGGACACAAGCTCTGCTGCACATTTAAACCTGGTCTCCAACCTCCTGCAGCGCCACCAACAGGCACAGGATGGTCACGGCTTCTACGGCTGCCTGctttccccttcctcctccccctctgtgCCCCCATCCCTGCTTATTGAACTGCTGGTTTCCTTGTGCCTGCGATTCCTGCGCTCTCATTACCCTTCCTATCTGAGCCTGAGTCCTCTCGACCTGCAGGGGAACAGGGAGGTTCAGGTGAAGAGTGTGGAGGTGCTGACCCGGATGGTGAACCAGCTTGGCTGCAAGGCAAGGGGACAAGAGGGCAACGGGGCCAGTCTGGAGCCCATCCGCAGACTCCTCTCAGGATGTAAAGTGCAGCAATATGCTCTGCTTACACTTTCTGCATCCATGTATGTCAGTCAGAGGGGAGCGGACAAGGGACTTCCCAAGGGTTTGGAGCTGCTGGATGAGCAGGGAGGCCTGTCAGAAGAGAGTCTGGTGAATCTTGGAGCTGGAGGTGGACAGGAACAGTACCCCTTACAAATGGAATTACTGAAACTCCTCCAGGCTCTCATAATCCTAGAGTACCACGTGTGGCCCGCTGGGGCTGCCTCTGCAGCTGGGCCAGGTGGAGCATCTGGCCAGCCCGGGGAGCCTCGGGAATCCCCAACCGCCACCACCCCGCTTGCTCGTGAGTGGCAAACAGCGGTTCTCTTTCAGCAGTCCATCAAGGCAGCGCAGTACGTCCAGAGCCATCCCATCACAGCCCAAGGGATGTTTGTTTCTGCCGCAGCCAGGGCTCTGCAGCCACAGTACGGCTACGCCATGCACCCCCACTGGGTTTCACTGCTGTGCTCATGTCTGCCCTACTTGGGTCGCTCATTAGGCATCATCGTGGCTCCGCTCATCAGTCAGATCTGCAGGAACTTGGACGAGCTGGTCAAGCTTTACGAGCATGATGGAGGAAAGGCAAATCAGAGGTAGATTGAGCTCCACTGACAACACGAACTCTCACTGACACTGTCACGATTTTacagctttttttatttaacctttatccaACCAGATAAAAACCTGTCAACTTTTGTTTGAAACTGGTTAGAGAGATGATAGAGTCTAGATTAAGTCTAGTCTGCAGGTCATTTCAAGATCAATAAAATAGACTCCTTTTTACAGCATTTGTCCTCACAGGTGGCATCTTTAAGCGTAGACAGTTTCAGATTTCAAATTGCAGGTATTTTGGACAAATACAAACTTGGAGCATATGTACATGGGTAACCTGGCCTTGTACATTAAAATGTATGCTGCATCCCATgcctataaaataaaaaagatccAGTCATTTTGTACAGTGTGTAGTGATGAGTCCTGTAGCCTGAGTTTAAAATATATCTCTAAGCGGAATAATGAAGTGGGCTAAGTTTGGTCAGAGTAGTGGGACAAGCAAATCTGTAAATGGTATTACCATAGTCTGAGTCAACCAGTAGTCAAACCCACAAAGAATCCGTGACCcatataaaaaagtaaataaagtcaTGGAAGAATATTTTCCACTTCACAAGCTGAATAATCTAGCGCAAAGACACACTGCTTGCCAACAGTATTCATAACTCAAGAGGATAATCAGTGTAAGTAGTTGCATGTGCCAGTTTGTGTCATGGTAAATGTGCAAGAACCAGCAGCAGCCATCAATCACAAAATCCCTAAATTCTCTCCTTTAAATTTTAGCCAGTGctttgaatgattttttttaatttaaatttgatTGTGTTTCTGTCTTCTGATCAGCCTGAGTGGCAGGAGGGAGAACATTGCTCCTGACTACCCTCTGACTCTGCTAGAAGGGCTGACCACCATCACACACTATTGTCTACTGGACAACAAGAAGGTAAGGaatgacgcacacacacacacacacacacacacacatacacagatgtgTACCTGTTATGTGTATGAGAATGTAAACATCCATTCTCCTCCTGTCAGTCCTTGGTTACCTGTGATCCCGTGGACATCCGTAATGCACGCAACGCTGTGATCGAGGCACTACCGCACATGCTCAGTAGCATGACATTGTTGTGGAGGGTGGTCATGAAGGAAGAGTTCCAGAGGAGAGCATCTGACACTGCTCAGAGCACCAGACACACTTCTACCTCTGTGTACTTTAAAAGCGCCAAGGTGTGTGTTACATATTCATGTTTTCTGCATTTTGTTATGCCAACACAAATGTACAGCGTATAATAATAGATCTGTTTCATTAAgcgttgtgtgtttgtggattaTTATGGAAAATTTCCTCCATTCACCATGGGTGTCTGTTAAGATCTTACGTCAACGGATACTGGAGTTCCTGGTCCCCCTTACTGGGCAGTATGGGATCCAGCTGATGGCTTCACTGGGAGCAGtgtggagcagcaggaggagtaAAAGGAGACATAGAAACCAGGTAagaactgcagtgtttctagatACATAGAAAGGACACAGTCACATATGTCCCTGAAAAGCTTCAGAGCTCTCGTTGGCTTCATTATACTCCTGTCTTCTGTAGGTTTTACCTGTGGCCAGTGAGTCTCGTCTAACCATCGTGGCTTTGGTGAAATCGTTGCACACTTTGCACACCGATACCATCCTACAGTTGGTGAAGGAGGTGGTGAAAAAGCCACATCAGATCAAAGGAGAACAGGTATACAGACAAACATACATGTAGAGCTGCTCAAAACTTGTATTCTGGAAGTTTCTGAAGTCAATTTTATGTAATTGTTGCAACactttctgctttttttttctctgtcagaAGTCAACCCTGGTAGATATCCCCATGTTACAGTTCAGCTACGCCTATATCCAGAGGTAAGTAGGGAATACAGTGCAAGTCCCCACCTCAGGTTTAATAAGACTGTTCTACAAATACTCACTTTTGTCATCATTTCTGTTCTCTGTGTAGCATTTCAGCTCAGACTCTGCAGGAAAACGTGGCTCCTCTCCTCAGTTTGTTGCGGGAGTCTGTTCAGCTCAATCTTGCACCACCTGGGCACTTCCTGCTGCTGGGGTTAGTTTCAACATATTCAATACTTCTGTATTACAGAGTACTCTTACACAGACAGTATCAAAGctcacacaccaaaacagcTCAGAAGGCTCTATAGTCCATGTCTGTGCTCAGCAGACAGTTCAGACTAACAACCATATTcatcatatttaattttatGATGTTAACAATAATTGGCCAGTGGGTTAGTGACATTTGTTTATTTCCTTTGGGACAATATGACACTCATCAATGGTTTCTGTCTTGCAGGATACTCAATGACTTTGTCAACAGGCTCCCCAACCTGGACAACAAGAAGGACACTAAAGATCTGCAGGTATGATGCATGTTGTGTAGCTATGATTGAGTGCATGTGAGATACAGTGGTGATAGTAACGGTGATGTCATCATGCAGGATGTGACTCAGCGGATCCTCGAGGCAGTGGGTGGGATCGCAGGGTCCTCTCTGGAGCAGACCAGTTGGCTCAGCCGCAGCCTGGAGGTCAAAGTTCAGCCACAGGTGTGCGCTGAAGCAGAGGAGCCTGACGACGCAGACGCCGATGGTGACCATTATGGTAACTTCTGacagatacatacatgcatGACCTCATCCGCAATCCCTATCcactggttaaaaaaacaaaaccctggGGATAAATAAAGCCCTCTGTCAGATTGTAAGCAGAGCTTACAAATCActactgttgccatggaaacactgCACTTTCCCTAGTACTGTTAAGCTTAGTATTCCCTGGatgaacatgacttttttttacttggTTTTAAAATTTGACCTGAGAATAGAGGCCTGCCAGGGTATCCATGGAAACCCAGCGGCCCAGCTGCTGCAGTAGCCCCAGGTACCGCCtggaagcagtgctgataagTGGTGTCATTGGTAGAGGCACAGCTATACTATTTGAAATATGCAGAAGGGTTATTGTCATTCTGTATGCGATTGGGGAACAAAATCAAAGGACAAACCTGAATAACAGTGTAGAGAAACATAACTAATAAACCGTCTGTTGTGCtcagtgatgtgtgtaaaaatcCTGAGACTGATTTTGGATCAAGATGGCATAGTTAAAACATCAAATTGACgtcattcaattcaatttagaGTTTGTTATTAGCGCTCAGATGGCAAGAGCTTCGAAATCATTTAGTGGAGCAATAATGCTGCACTaaatatcgcgatactatgctgtatcgatttgtTCCCCACCCCTACTAAATACACAAGGAGAGCAGGGTGATGAAGAGGGACAAGTGACAGCAAGGTTGATGGGGAACATGTGAAACAAATCAGGGTGGGATCAGACAACCACCagggcagaaaaacacacaaaggcaggAAGTGAAACCAGAAATGACACATGAAGAGTAAACctataaaacaaaacaggaaataagACTATACATGAACGCATAACacgaaaaaaggaaaaaaaaacaacaaacagaaaacccaaaactcaaaaatatgtatttgcaCATGTTTCTCCATCCCATAATTATTACAAGCAGGGTAACCGTCATAAGCAAACTCACTGTTGTCTCTGTCCTTATGTCCTTGTCAGAGTCAATGGCTCAAGCTAGCACCATGGTTTCCTCTTCAGCGCCCTCAGTGTACAGCGTGCAGGCTCTTGTACTTCTGGCTGAGGTGAGGTTTCATTTATGGTGACAGAGTTAAAGGATgaatctctgtgtgtttgtcttgtttaaCACATTCTCTCACTTTGTAGGTCTTGGCACCACTTCTGGACATGGTATACCGCAGTGATGAGAAGGAGAAAGCCGTTCCTCTCATTTCTCGGCTCATGTACTATGTTTTCCCCTACCTTAAGAACCACAGGTAACTTTTGTTGCAGGACAGTCTTAAATCTAAAGGCTTTTTGGTCTTAAAAGGCTTCCTCTAACTTGGGCTGTCTCTCGTCT contains the following coding sequences:
- the dop1b gene encoding protein DOP1B codes for the protein MDPEELELQNDYRYRNYASVIEKALRNFESSSEWADLISSLGKLNKALQSNLRYSLLPKRLIIGKRLAQCLHPALPSGVHLKALETYEIIFKIIGTKWLAKDLFIYSSGLFPLLGHAAMAVKPMLLTLYERYYLPLQRALLPSLQAFITGLLPGLEEGLEVYDRTDALLLKLSLLVGQQVFYGALWGSMLVTPMVRLPASVFIVTHFDCMASVSQQSYMLGYDHRLVIKSVCLSLQDANVLVQRNMLEILLYFFPFATCLDPAEAGIALSGKDMVTMVSAASLTLLRRDMSLNRRLYAWLLGTDKKGGMVAPHPTLSTTTEEHTSYYFNTYSRDFLVQALINILKQKDVESDPENVVGHLRPFRIIISLLDKPEIGPVVLSSVMLEVVRAFYRYCREMVGEETITSSGLSGNLLASKIKENKNASEIIKTVNMLVSSMNSEYLWEYMTRRFCTSLSPKDDPPTPPQQDLNHPAPSVTEMSNLIIFLLDVLPLELHADIQSQFLPEMLGTMLRTLHSQMDFVSLEDVTQGLRACFKVLSKIQMPVAYMDVESRAQTDEMELQSPAEESKTTPDTEGEKDGSVGQVNGHHGDEELNRDGGDEAEPADGIYPTLRSEDSGLGVSASPSEQQLPPGLGMGEEGNGICNEGETVWRRGGTIDTMTQCLQDILAFIATKYLLVQVEDVSGPEEVPQPDLTATSVDQKTLLPGIGGREIKDKLTELFIPNKSKAQPTPDAQLLAAPVEKKKERGPVGGLDWAAGYMPRSKAEISEACRQAFTATCHLLLECTTFPVYLTEEETLVLHTDIFGPTGSDVNSLPMWLRSLMTLCCLSRDYSIQHTAVASLLELINHSQSLALVIQDKHRRYQTSDSNPLSGRLQMVTLPPISPAVLRAIEESTDFYQRVSQVLWSQLDTERREQHTSCVELFYRLHCLAPSASICEDIICQALLHKDKAVRLEALHRFTVLWHLTREIQSNRTMSLNRSFDRSLCVVVESLSSTDGSISAAAQCWLVRALSLGDVIRILEPILLLLLHPSTQRCSIQSIKQNLTAGNLKSMSNRSRTSTKTSAACMDSMATEVTNLNLMSIVDRESLWAELDSGPESAQPPDTLVVSRSESEETVEEEAIEEEEEEAESEHTESADTSGAQVSAENSSSGSVPSHSVEEGVVNGLRRTESEHTQASDSLSSEDEEDLELEAMARSRLLKQEREKREAIDSLFRHVLLHPVAGGWRHLLQGLALLDSLLRSSAECPLVDALSYTSLDTSSAAHLNLVSNLLQRHQQAQDGHGFYGCLLSPSSSPSVPPSLLIELLVSLCLRFLRSHYPSYLSLSPLDLQGNREVQVKSVEVLTRMVNQLGCKARGQEGNGASLEPIRRLLSGCKVQQYALLTLSASMYVSQRGADKGLPKGLELLDEQGGLSEESLVNLGAGGGQEQYPLQMELLKLLQALIILEYHVWPAGAASAAGPGGASGQPGEPRESPTATTPLAREWQTAVLFQQSIKAAQYVQSHPITAQGMFVSAAARALQPQYGYAMHPHWVSLLCSCLPYLGRSLGIIVAPLISQICRNLDELVKLYEHDGGKANQSLSGRRENIAPDYPLTLLEGLTTITHYCLLDNKKSLVTCDPVDIRNARNAVIEALPHMLSSMTLLWRVVMKEEFQRRASDTAQSTRHTSTSVYFKSAKILRQRILEFLVPLTGQYGIQLMASLGAVWSSRRSKRRHRNQVLPVASESRLTIVALVKSLHTLHTDTILQLVKEVVKKPHQIKGEQKSTLVDIPMLQFSYAYIQSISAQTLQENVAPLLSLLRESVQLNLAPPGHFLLLGILNDFVNRLPNLDNKKDTKDLQDVTQRILEAVGGIAGSSLEQTSWLSRSLEVKVQPQVCAEAEEPDDADADGDHYESMAQASTMVSSSAPSVYSVQALVLLAEVLAPLLDMVYRSDEKEKAVPLISRLMYYVFPYLKNHSAYNMPSFEAGAQLLSNLSGYAYTKRAWRKEVFELFMDPLFFTMDASCAPSWKSIVDHLLTHEKTMFKDILSMQSGSLKLFTNVDQKPMLLKRQAFAMFSGELDQYHLYLPLIQERLTEALRMNPSPGVLAQMFLMFRVLLLRISSQHLTSLWPIMVTELIRIFARLEKALQPDKDVSKLAKVVRSAPEKNGPVNFSQAELDMYLSACKFLDTSLAFPPERIPLFQMYRWAFVPEVDVNRYSGPENALIEGEQGCVPHVVRVLDGIQLRYGTLNELSEESSTEHLEFPLLTQRSLSSITQLLPFLRTLCCSFQSPPPYSHPMPHFPVADYPAASAGTVLNKLECITEEEFLDPMES